The following are from one region of the Sorghum bicolor cultivar BTx623 chromosome 2, Sorghum_bicolor_NCBIv3, whole genome shotgun sequence genome:
- the LOC8056351 gene encoding probable arabinosyltransferase ARAD1 has product MWERGRPPRKPRPSPILVPPPPSSPPPRLNLLLPRSLLALAARAMPSRRSSPVLLLLLALSLALLFLLLSPSSPSASRFSHSLSSGSVIAYSSPASTSAPPAPVKIYLYDLPAKFTYGVVRSYTATRAPSGSADAAAALPDEQLRYPGHQHSAEWWLFKDLLRRGPRDRPVARVDDPSDADLFYVPFFSSLSLVVNPIRSPPAANASGAAAAYSDDAMQEELLEWLERQPYWRRHMGRDHVFICQDPNALYRVIDRISNAVLLVSDFGRLRSDQASLVKDVILPYSHRINSFKGEVGVDGRPLLLFFMGNRYRKEGGKVRDALFQILENEDDVTIKHGTQSRESRRAARQGMHSSKFCLHPAGDTPSACRLFDALVSLCVPVIVSDYIELPFEDIIDYNKISIFVGTSKAVQPGYLTSMLRRISSERILEYQRETKKVKRYFEYEDPNGPVNEIWRQVSLKAPLIKLLINRNKRLLERGTNGTDCSCICSTTPTEITAAS; this is encoded by the exons ATGTGGGAGCGCGGAAGGCCGCCCCGCAAGCCGCGCCCGTCCCCGATCCTCGTGCCACCGCCACCGTCGTCGCCGCCTCCCCGCCTGAACCTCCTCCTTCCGAGATCCCTCCTCGCGCTCGCCGCGCGCGCCATGCCGTCGCGCCGCTCCTCCCCGGTCCTCCTCCTACTCCTCGCGCTCTCGCTCGCCCTCCTCTTCCTTCTCCTCTCCCCTTCCTCCCCCTCCGCCTCCCGCTTTTCCCACTCCCTCAGTTCGGGCTCCGTTATCGCTTACTCATCTCCGGCATCAACCTCCGCCCCGCCTGCTCCCGTCAAGATCTACCTGTACGACCTGCCGGCCAAGTTTACCTACGGCGTTGTCCGGAGCTACACGGCTACGCGTGCTCCATCGGGCTCCGCGGATGCCGCCGCAGCTCTGCCTGACGAGCAGCTGCGGTACCCGGGACACCAGCACTCGGCGGAGTGGTGGCTCTTCAAGGACCTGCTCCGACGCGGCCCGCGGGACCGCCCCGTGGCACGCGTGGACGACCCGAGCGACGCCGACCTCTTCTACGTGcccttcttctcctccctcAGCCTTGTTGTGAACCCCATCCGCTCTCCGCCGGCAGCAAACGCCTCTGGGGCAGCGGCAGCGTACAGCGACGacgccatgcaagaggagctcCTAGAGTGGTTGGAGCGGCAGCCTTACTGGCGGCGCCACATGGGGAGGGATCACGTTTTCATCTGCCAGGATCCCAATGCCCTGTACAGGGTGATCGACCGGATCAGCAATGCCGTACTCCTGGTCTCTGATTTCGGCAGGTTGCGTAGCGACCAGGCATCTCTCGTCAAGGATGTCATCCTGCCCTACTCACACCGAATCAACTCCTTCAAGGGTGAGGTCGGGGTGGATGGCCGGCCCTTATTGCTGTTCTTCATGGGCAATAGGTACCGCAAGGAG GGAGGGAAGGTCCGTGATGCACTTTTCCAGATTCTTGAAAACGAGGATGATGTAACCATAAAACATGGAACTCAATCGAGGGAGAGTCGGCGTGCAGCTAGACAAGGAATGCACTCATCTAAATTTTGCCTCCATCCTGCCGGAGATACTCCCTCAGCGTGCAGATTATTTGATGCACTTGTCAGTCTGTGTGTTCCTGTTATAGTCAGTGATTACATTGAACTTCCATTCGAAGATATTATAGACTACAACAAAATATCAATATTTGTCGGGACAAGCAAAGCAGTACAACCTGGATACTTAACTTCAATGCTTCGAAGAATCAGTTCAGAGAGGATTCTGGAGTACCAGAGGGAAACAAAAAAG GTGAAACGTTACTTTGAGTATGAGGATCCGAATGGACCAGTGAATGAGATTTGGCGCCAAGTATCCCTTAAAGCACCACTGATAAAGTTGTTGATTAATCGCAACAAACGGTTGCTTGAAAGAGGCACCAATGGAACAGATTGCTCGTGCATCTGCTCTACAACTCCAACTGAGATAACTGCAGCCAGTTAA
- the LOC110432783 gene encoding uncharacterized protein LOC110432783, with protein MEHIAQQNLLGSIARQLIDTLNSGPSHRQSGPRRCIQRHHVGAHQRLDYFAENPLYPERMFHTRFRMIKHLFLCIANALSEWSPYFTLRADCANRQGLSPLQKCTSKIRLLAYGTPADGLDEYLKIGKSTTREYMHAPTVDDVQRLLQVNESRGFPGMLGSIDCMHWRWKNCPTAWKGQFTRGDYGVPTITLEAVASHDLRIWHAFFGVPGPNNDINVLNQSPLFIEALKGQAPQVQFSVNGRQYNTGYYLADGIYPEWATFVKSIKAPQMEKHKLYALKQEGRRKDIERAFGVLQSRFNIVHRPSRLWKRKSIGRIMKACVILHNMIVEDEKEMVEVPIDLNEQGGSSIALPPEVLVGGSFKYYRRLLVIKRYG; from the exons atggaACATATTGCCCAACAAAATCTCCTAGGCTCCATTGCTAGACAGCTGATAGACACCCTCAACTCAGGACCTTCTCATCGCCAAAGTGGTCCAAGGAGGTGTATCCAAAGACACCATGTAGGTGCTCACCAACGTCTTGATTACTTTGCTGAAAATCCCCTCTACCCTGAAAGAATGTTCCATACTAGATTTAGGATGATAAAGCATCTCTTCCTGTGCATCGCCAATGCTCTGAGTGAATGGTCTCCCTATTTCACTCTAAGAGCAGATTGTGCAAATCGCCAAGGGCTCTCGCCTCTTCAGAAGTGCACATCGAAAATTCGCTTGCTTGCATATGGCACGCCTGCTGATGGCCTTGATGAGTACCTGAAGATTGGGAAGAGCACGACAA GGGAGTATATGCATGCTCCCACAGTTGATGATGTGCAACGTCTACTTCAGGTCAATGAGTCTCGTGGCTTTCCAGGCATGTTGGGAAGCATTGATTGCATGCATTGGAGGTGGAAAAATTGTCCTACAGCTTGGAAGGGACAATTTACCCGTGGTGACTACGGAGTCCCAACGATCACCCTAGAAGCAGTTGCTTCACATGATCTTAGAATATGGCATGCTTTCTTTGGTGTGCCTGGTCCTAATAATGATATTAATGTGCTGAATcaatccccattattcattGAAGCATTGAAAGGTCAAGCACCTCAAGTTCAGTTTTCTGTTAATGGGAGGCAATATAACACAGGCTACTACCTTGCTGATGGAATATATCCAGAATGGGCAACCTTCGTGAAGTCGATTAAAGCACCTCAGATGGAGAAACACAAGCTGTATGCATTGAAGCAAGAAGGGCGCAGGAAAGATATTGAACGTGCTTTTGGAGTTTTGCAGTCACGTTTTAATATCGTGCATCGTCCATCACGGCTGTGGAAAAGGAAGAGTATTGGGAGAATAATGAAAGCTTGTGTCATACTCCACAATATGATAGTCGAAGATGAGAAAGAGATGGTGGAAGTTCCTATTGACTTGAATGAGCAAGGTGGATCATCAATTGCTCTACCTCCGGAA GTTCTTGTTGGGGGTTCTTTCAAGTATTATCGACGGCTGCTAGTCATCAAGAGATATGGCTAA
- the LOC8081764 gene encoding obtusifoliol 14-alpha demethylase, with product MDLPTTIWTLLVFAAFSVAIVAATKIITRRRRRRQQSAAGPTTTKRPPPPVSPGIPLLGDLPALLTKGPLALIRDHYTMLGSVFTVRLFRLKLTFVVGPDVSSHFYRGLDSEISQDEVSQFTIPTFGPGIAFDVDYATRHEQFRFFGDALKPVKLRTYASLMVHEVESHFARWGQSGTVDLKQELEHLVTLITSRCLFGAAVRERMFTEVGSLLRELNDGMRLVTILFPHLPIPAHRRRDAARARLGEIFTEIVRSRKSRTDDDDDDDMLQCLLDARYKDGRGTTETEVVGMLVSALFAGQHNSSSAGTWTGARLLTHTKHLRAAVEEQRRVVARHGDRVDYDVLQEMETLHRCVKETLRLHPPALMLLRHARRSFTVRTRDGREYEVPKGHAVASPLVLHNRLPHIYDEPDKYDPDRFAPRRAEDKPGGALAYLSFGAGRHICVGEAFAYMQLKLIWSHLLRNFDMELVSPFPRTDWNVVMPGPQGKVIISYKRRPLPTTD from the exons ATGGATTTACCGACAACCATATGGACACTACTGGTCTTTGCTGCCTTTTCCGTCGCCATAGTAGCAGCGACCAAGATTATTacaagacgacgacgacgacgacaacaaTCAGCTGCCGGTCCGACGACAACGAAACGCCCACCTCCGCCCGTGTCTCCGGGGATCCCTCTGCTGGGCGACCTGCCGGCGCTGCTCACCAAGGGCCCGTTGGCCCTGATCCGCGACCACTACACGATGCTGGGAAGCGTTTTCACCGTGCGCTTGTTCCGCCTGAAGCTCACCTTCGTGGTCGGGCCAGACGTGTCGAGCCATTTCTACCGGGGCCTGGATTCCGAGATCAGCCAGGACGAGGTCTCCCAGTTCACCATCCCCACCTTCGGCCCTGGCATCGCCTTCGACGTCGATTACGCCACTCGGCACGAGCAGTTCAGGTTCTTCGGCGACGCCTTGAAGCCGGTGAAGCTCAGGACCTATGCCAGCCTCATGGTTCATGAAGTCGAG AGTCATTTTGCGAGGTGGGGACAGTCCGGCACCGTTGATCTGAAGCAGGAGCTAGAGCACCTCGTGACGCTCATCACCAGCCGGTGCCTGTTCGGCGCCGCCGTCCGGGAGAGGATGTTCACCGAGGTCGGGTCGCTGCTCCGCGAGCTCAACGACGGAATGCGCCTCGTCACGATCCTGTTCCCTCACCTCCCGATCCCCGCGCACCGCCGGCGCGACGCCGCGCGCGCCAGGCTAGGCGAGATATTCACCGAGATCGTCAGGTCCCGCAAGAGccgcaccgacgacgacgacgacgacgacatgcTGCAGTGCCTGCTCGACGCCCGGTACAAGGACGGCCGCGGGACGACGGAGACGGAGGTCGTCGGGATGCTCGTCTCCGCGCTCTTCGCGGGGCAGCACAACAGCTCCAGCGCGGGCACCTGGACCGGGGCGCGCCTCCTCACCCACACCAAGCACCTGCGCGCCGCCGTCGAGGAGCAGCGGCGTGTCGTGGCGCGGCACGGTGACCGCGTCGACTACGACGTGCTGCAGGAGATGGAGACCCTGCACCGCTGCGTCAAGGAAACCCTGCGCCTGCACCCTCCCGCGCTGATGCTGCTCCGCCACGCGCGGCGGAGCTTCACCGTGCGGACCAGGGACGGCCGCGAGTACGAGGTGCCCAAGGGCCACGCGGTCGCCAGCCCGCTGGTGCTCCACAACAGGCTGCCGCACATCTACGACGAACCGGACAAGTACGACCCGGATCGGTTCGCGCCCCGGAGAGCGGAGGACAAGCCCGGCGGCGCGCTGGCGTACTTGTCGTTCGGCGCCGGAAGGCACATCTGCGTCGGCGAGGCGTTCGCGTACATGCAGCTTAAGCTGATATGGAGCCATCTGCTGAGGAACTTCGACATGGAGCTGGTGTCCCCGTTCCCCAGGACGGACTGGAACGTCGTCATGCCAGGGCCGCAGGGGAAGGTGATCATCAGCTACAAGAGACGGCCCCTGCCTACGACAGACTGA
- the LOC8081765 gene encoding uncharacterized protein At4g19900, with translation MLPRTHSHQARRRSGLGPQLCAAAAALLLLLSLAVLHSRLSSSSSSRFPTSASRSRSSTPAADSNNSSALLADEEDEDVAAALDPLLTVATTTAAATEGDSLANADDDRIDELDVLDEDAVGADAADSASASTAGAATPLVWDHVAGAARLPFRLPASGQSLPAGLPRLDSPRRIAAAAFGSDDELVDLELRVEISSIAGIEDALLLKPASGKAAETRLRVGWARWLEGKADYLRRDRMLRSNLESLNPRNHPLLQDPDSPGLTSLTKGDRMVQRMLLAELDKPASKSFERRRLLSSENKQSMGTTMKEKPQKGRRWGYFPGVDPHLGFSEFMERFFEHGKCSMRVFMVWNSPQWAYGIRHQRGLESLLKQHPDACVVMLSETLELESFEQFVKEGYKVAVALPNLDELLESSPAHVFASVWYEWRQTKYYHLHYSELVRLAALYRYGGIYLDSDVIVLKPLTSLRNSIGATNHVSGNSSFGAAVLAFEKQSPLLEECLKEFYSTYDDTLMQWNGAELMTRVISNLSSKADENRGYLDIKLEPSVKFYPISSTDIIRYFSEPDNMVEKTHHDAIFSRIVNDSITFHFWNGITSALVPEPSSVVSKILNRYCIRCLDVL, from the exons ATGTTGCCGCGCACGCACTCCCACCAGGCGCGGCGGCGCTCCGGCCTGGGCCCGCAGCTCTGCGCCGCTGCGGCCGcgctcctgctgctcctctcccTCGCCGTCCTCCACTCGCGcctctcctcctcgtcctcctcccgcTTCCCCACATCCGCctcccgctcccgctcctccacgCCCGCCGCCGACTCCAACaactcctccgctctcctcgccgacgaggaggacgaggacgtgGCCGCCGCGCTCGACCCGCTGCTCACCGTCGCCACCACCACTGCCGCCGCCACCGAGGGCGATTCTCTCGCCAACGCCGACGACGATCGCATCGATGAGCTCGACGTGTTGGACGAGGACGCCGTGGGCGCCGACGCGGCcgactccgcctccgcctctacGGCGGGAGCCGCCACACCCCTCGTCTGGGACCACGTCGCCGGCGCCGCTCGCCTGCCGTTCCGCCTCCCCGCCTCCGGCCAATCCCTGCCCGCGGGGCTGCCGCGCCTCGACTCCCCGCGTCGGATAGCCGCCGCGGCCTTCGGATCGGACGACGAGCTGGTGGATCTGGAACTGCGGGTCGAGATCTCGTCCATCGCCGGTATCGAGGACGCGCTGCTCCTGAAGCCCGCCTCTGGTAAGGCCGCCGAGACGCGGCTCCGCGTCGGGTGGGCGCGCTGGCTTGAGGGGAAGGCCGACTACCTACGGCGCGATCGGATGCTCCGCTCCAACCTGGAGTCCCTCAATCCGCGCAACCACCCGCTGCTCCAGGATCCGGACAGCCCCGGCCTCACCTCTCTCACCAAAGGCGACCGCATGGTGCAGCGAATGCTACTGGCCGAGCTCGACAAGCCCGCGTCCAAGAGCTTTGAGCGGCGTAGGCTTCTATCTTCCGAGAACAAGCAGAGCATGGGAacaactatgaaggagaagccGCAGAAGGGAAGGAGGTGGGGATATTTCCCGGGGGTTGATCCACATTTGGGATTCTCAGAGTTCATGGAGAGGTTCTTCGAGCATGGGAAGTGCTCCATGAGGGTGTTCATGGTGTGGAACAGCCCACAGTGGGCCTATGGCATCAGGCACCAGAGGGGATTGGAGAGTCTACTCAAGCAGCACCCAGATGCCTGTGTAGTCATGCTATCGGAGACACTGGAGCTAGAATCCTTCGAGCAATTCGTCAAGGAAGG ATATAAAGTTGCTGTTGCGTTGCCAAATCTTGATGAACTTTTGGAAAGCAGTCCAGCTCATGTATTTGCATCAGTGTGGTATGAATGGCGGCAGACAAAATATTACCATTTGCACTACAGTGAGCTAGTACGCCTTGCTGCTCTTTACAG ATATGGTGGAATATACCTTGACTCTGATGTTATTGTACTTAAACCTTTAACATCGCTCCGGAATTCTATTGGTGCTACAAATCATGTCTCTGGAAATTCCAGTTTTGGTGCTGCTGTGTTAGCATTTGAAAAACAGAG CCCTTTATTGGAGGAGTGCCTTAAGGAATTTTATTCGACATATGATGATACCCTCATGCAGTGGAATGGGGCTGAACTTATGACAAGAGTGATAAGCAATCTTTCTAGCAAAGCAGATGAAAATAGGGGGTATCTTGACATTAAGTTGGAGCCCTCTGTGAAATTTTACCCTATAAGCTCTACTGACATTATACg ATATTTCTCAGAGCCAGATAATATGGTCGAAAAAACACATCATGATGCAATCTTTTCTAGGATCGTGAATGACTCTATCACTTTCCATTTTTGGAATGGCATCACGTCTGCACTGGTGCCTGAACCCAGCAGTGTTGTTTCGAAAATCCTTAACCGTTACTGCATCCGTTGCCTTGATGTTTTATAG
- the LOC8056352 gene encoding cytochrome c6, chloroplastic, producing the protein MYGLPSAARPPLPSHCACFFSSSSVAQAKAASACCASLRQARPGPGRSAAPSAVAVHQAAPLLAAALLLVAAPLGLPAAISPAFAQPVSEGAALFRKACIGCHDMGGNILQPGATLFLKDLERNGVATEEELYNITYYGKGRMPGFGEKCTPRGQCTFGPRLSEDDIKLLASFVKSQAENGWPKIEGDED; encoded by the exons TCTCACTGCGCctgcttcttctcttcttcctccGTTGCTCAGGCGAAGGCAGCGTCGGCATGCTGCGCCAGCCTAAGGCAGGCGCGTCCAGGCCCAGGCCGAAGTGCTGCCCCCTCCGCCGTCGCTGTGCACCAGGCCGCGCCGCTCTTGGCTGCGGCACTCCTCCTTGTAGCTGCACCCCTTGGCCTGCCTGCTGCTATCTCACCAG CATTTGCGCAACCAGTTTCAGAAGGCGCAGCGCTGTTCCGGAAGGCCTGTATCGGTTGCCATGACATGGGAGGAAACATCCTACAGCCA GGAGCCACTCTTTTCCTGAAGGATCTCGAGAG AAATGGAGTTGCCACGGAGGAGGAATTGTATAACATCACATACTATGGGAAAGGAAGAATGCCT ggttttggagagaaatgcaCCCCAAGAGGACAGTGCACCTTCGGCCCCCGGCTATCGGAAGATGACATCAAGCTCCTAGCTTCGTTTGTCAAGTCGCAAGCTGAGAACGGGTGGCCAAAGATCGAGGGCGATGAAGATTGA